The Procambarus clarkii isolate CNS0578487 chromosome 39, FALCON_Pclarkii_2.0, whole genome shotgun sequence region gagtttgttattatcctgatagcagatttctgctgggtgatgatgggcttgaggtagtttgcagaggttgaaccccaagcacagataccataagtaaggtAGGGATTGATAAGtgtataatagagtgagaggaaaaCAGAATAGGGTatgtaatatctgatcttagagagtataccaacagttttagaaaccttttttgttatgtgttgaatgtgggtgctgaggttgagtctcttgtctaagtaaaggccaaggaactttccatcatttttattgctaatgtttatatTATCtaactgaagctgaattgcatttgttgatttgcttccaaaaaagctgtagtaggtcttttctatgtttagtgtaagaTTGCTGgatgacatccataagtgaactttttttagttcattgttTATAACATTGTTTAATATgaatgggttggggtcagagtagatgagagtagtatcatcagcaaacatatttGGTTTAAGCATAtttgagacattaggcagatcattgatgtatttaaaaaataggagaggtcctaggatgctacCCTTTGGCACCCCTACGTTTAGAGGTAGAGTAGGAGAGGTTACGTCAATAATGgccacatattggtgtctgtcactaagataggatcggatatagttcatggCAAGGCCACTGATTCCATAATGTTGGAgtttaagaggtagttatggttaacagtatcaaacgcctttgtcaggtcaatgaagagtccaatcggaaactcacttttgtcaagggctgagtggattaagtcaagcagactaacaatcgcATCATTGgtatcttttgggagcggaagccaaactgatatggtcttagtatattgaattttacgagatcggaatagagctgtttgtaaataattttttcaaatatttttgataataaagATAGATtttatatgggtctgtaattatttatgtctgccgtgttacctcctttatggactggcgttacttttgctttttttagtatgtcagggaaggtatgacattctagagatttattgaacagcaaGGCAATGGGACGTGCAAGGGCATGGGcggcactcttgtataccatggatGGTATTTTACTAATGTTCTCAGCTTTGGATTTTAGTGGGTGAATGATGGACACTACCTCTGTAGGGCTGATCGGTGAGAGatcggcatttgtgagattgcctattggtgCTTCACTGTGTAACTTAAAGGTAATTTTCGTGttagctggtggtgttatggacatgttcgctacaaggaaggtaggatagtggtcagttgttctgtcagtgaataTACCAGATgtgaggggagctgttatgttggtccataagtgatccagggtagtagcGGGTGTTTGAGTgaatcgggtgggcctggtgattgcggggatgagtatacaggagttcatgccgtTAAGGAAATAGTCGACTTGAGGACTATTTTgttgccctaggtcaatattgaagtcactGCCCAGAACTATGTGACTTTTGTTGAagttgttgtttatgataagattcctcaaGTTATCTGTGAAtgcagctatgttagtattgggaaatctataaatggctccaatagtcaaggaggatttaagggatttaactgAAAATTGAGCAAAAGtaaattcacagtagtcatctctatcactaatgacactgttgcagatGAAGTTATCTTGGtggtatatagctgtgccacctccttttttgttaggtctacagttatgaatggctctaTAACCAGCTCAGTTGAAAAGTTGGgtatggtctttacttagccaagtttctgttaaaataatgaacgattgtTTAGTACCCAGCGCtgagagtagtgcatttatatcatcaaaatgtttactaagtgatctgacattttggttgatGACTGATAAGCAAGTGTTATttcggagtttgttttttgcctggtgagctgtgtaatacctgcagtgtGGTGATGATCAGTGTGTTGGTTATTGAAAATTTGAGATAGTAGATTTTGTTCAGTatcaatatcagcttgcatgtGGATGCAATGGAGTCAAGGTACAATAAGGAAAGCAAGAATAGAGCagtaaaatactaaatctgctaaaaataaaattattatggTAAACAGATTGTTTACCATAATTGATTGTAAACAGTCACttgttttcttttgcaagggaataattactacatctgCGTTACAATCCTCCCAATGTGATGTGAATTGTCTCTTAGACAAAGCAATACATTTCTGGAATAACATTATACTTTATAACATGAGAACATAAGGTACAAATTGTGACGGTGTCCaacccctatatttcttccttcccagcttagaagagtcatatctccgtagcctaagtattctctgatgttcagggaacattttcatgtgtgggaaagcatGGAGCGTGTTTAAGCTGGCTGTAAAAAAGCCAGCAAAATTTTATAATGCAAAGCTTACGCCTTTTTGGGCACAAGACGGTGTCGAGCCATtatgtttcccgccaagacgtcgtgACACACCCGGCActtgattggccaggtgaggtcacgtgccggaagtgaccgATGACGAGAGCCCTAGGGTGGTGTGGCGTCACGAGGCAGAGGGCTCTCGGGGCGGCTGGCGCCTGGACGGGAGAGTACGTCACGAGCCACCATAGAGTGAGGACGCGCTCGATTGAGCTCCGGATCTAGAGgagcccttaccagtagatttaagcttcgcttcgattctgcagacagtctgagaGGCCATacaacttccgtggagtgcccagaaGCAAGGACGGGCCGGATTAGAGAGCCAAGAGCTCTATAAAGAGTCTGCAGCAAtgggaacgttgggctggtgacgtctgggacgcccagagGACCAGTATTCCACATCAAGCGAAAAGCTACGGCCGggccaaatctactggcagtgaggcgaggggaagctgtgctggactgcgaggtgtCGGCAGTGCCAGTGGGAgtggaggacgacgacggaggCACCTGTCTCCAGTATCCCGGACAAGAGGAGGATTAAGGCAGTACCTGTTGTGAGTGAGCACAGTGAAGACGCGTTACCACGAGGacgacggaggaacctgtgtgtgtgggaactgttcgtcaggagaccagaagccaggaccaggaacctcaGCATCCCTGAACAGAGGACGAGTCGGCTTCGTGGTGGGAATGatataaggtagataattgtccctctcTTTACCCCCTTTTGATCTAGGCGAGCTAgggtattttatatgttgtgaacatttctactcatcattttattgtctacATGACAGAatattaggctaggagccaagagCTCATGTAGGCATGATGGTGATGGAtcataaaaatattgatgcagtgatgttagtgatcctggaggtggtagctggtgtgcaaggagccagcaacgaactctgaaacGCCCAGCTAATCGTATTGCTagaggctgggggaggggggggggggttgagagtcACAACTTTCTGACAGTTGGAGCTGTTAGCTGATCgtgctgccagaggcgcgaggtgtgtgcccgcGGCTCAAGGtgtggacccagtcagctgatcgtgttgccagaggcgTGTCATGAAGAGTGTTGCCACCAGTGGATGATTCCACTCATAACCAATTTATTTATGcaatttatatgtgtatatatgctttTCTTCAGTCAACTTTTAAACTAGCtgatgagtttaagtgagcctccattctctagggctatatatatatatatatttacgagaTCATTAGTGACACCTTATACTGCATTTGATATTGCATCCATGATTCAGATAACCAATAAAGCCACgtgcgtgttgctgggacacgagtataaacacccagctgccGACCTCAGAACAGACCAGATAAAGAAGGAGAAAACGTCCCAGTGTCAGGACGGGCAGGTTCAGGTGTGTCACAGGTAGacttgaacctccccactcgctaggggtatatatgaggccagcccttagttgactgggggagcccaagggcgagcagtggcgcctggtactgaggggctaagacccgtgggaCAACCCCGACCACAGGTAGGAAGGGGGTGGACCCTGACAATATATATATGCTCTCTTttacttaaaaatacattgttcattacttccAACCTTTTGAactgaggattaattcattaatcttaattaattaatcaattaatctttatctctgaaattctatcacaATACTCTTCATATTCAATTCCatcctcattatttcaatcatagaATTTCTTGGGTATGCTAAgattattctcatggcttcattttgcaacttctccaacttgcccaaacTATCTTTACCAAAACTTTTCCATATTTTACAAGTATGTATGagaaatgaagcagaagattttctagaattaattggcgattgctttcttacgtaaCACATTAAGAGAGTGAAacgtgggaaaataatattttagatttagtgttacttaacagggaaacacaaattaatgacatcaaaatagggaatgagctagggaacagtgatcacaaagaaatcagatttagcatggaACGGAATAGATCAGGCGCAGTCAGGCACAGACAGtcgcagtgagaggttgtgttagctgaagctccgattgtagtaatattattatagcaataatggaaagattagtgaaggaactgataaatctagttggaactctaaggacagagttggattccctacgggaggaggtacgacagctgaaacaacataaggaagaaacaaaggaggcgaccgatattaaaaagtcctggtcttggcaagttgtaaagaacaggggccttaagaagaccttgacaaagccgCCTACTAATGTCCTACAGACTTCTAacgcatttgccgtgttggaggacaaatGCTGTAGTGAGCCTGTAGTTCAGCGAGGAGGtaaaggcaaagcaacgaggagcaataaagcgcaggtccctcaaagtgctCAATTGGAAAAGGTAGGaactaagcgaattttggttatgggagattcccaggtgaagtATTTAGACAAAACGTTTTGTGTCAGAGACAGggggtgttggatatttccaacatcgaatacagcattgttgtaatctcattacttattactaaccatattaaatattgtattaagtaaaattaacaactcgtagaattctcatgtactaataattcatctgtgcattaggctagaattctcacgtcacctgacgccagtattgcgtcagatttctttacagtaaaacacattatattcaatttgtgtgagaattaaatacgattctccataattaaagcattctgtatgacaactgattgcagacgaattgttctctaactaaaagccgaatagagcgttagaatcatagcgtctacctcgcgatagagttaacgtcatcaataaatgccatggggagacattaattcctctcccttatatatatactattcctaaatcggtaaataataatatttcgttcctctaaataatatacccgtccagtctttaaagtttcaagcgcgaatgcgagaaatattaatgttcgtgacaataatttgtgttatgaacgtcgactcggcgtgggttggagagaCGCCACcatcctcagtacgcggacacgtgcagagccgaaaggaggcagaactgtgcttaccgtactcacaaaagacgccattgcccaacaaatcgggcaggtgttatccatcctcagatgaaagccgccactgtgaggcatgaacgaccttgcagataatattttcaactagtgctggtgttaaatgagggacccctagacttggttcctgacgacacgtgatcagccagcttgaaacgcatcacaatccaggataggttcaccggagcctgggatgcgaaattacggcaatcttaatacttatacagtgcccacagctaagtaccctttatttgatgccttctttacaggtctaataatagcggggtgattgttcgttaagcagcgggataacacctaataacaggtgattagaattccatctgtagatattaataattttgaatatgaattgagtagttaaatcaattgctactggtagttatttatcttgcagctcgagagaagaattcctcatgctgtcttctccatgttgaaccgtaccattcgtcagtgtaccagacttggagattaagaggacttccatggttatctaaaggaatctgctacaagctaaggcttatttctttttatccatttccttgcaatttgatttattcagaatgtttgatattaatgtgtgatttactgtaactcattactatgctcatattcatgttcttctttatgtgaacgatattatattcagcattatttataggattagattattattaattgaattagtgaacgaaccacactgattcctggacgtacttacctccagtaataaccccccaatgtaggtgtttgaagtttgtttctttaataatacagcccattaattattcttatgatcatactttctagttatatccatagtcactggttttctctagaattttatctaatgatctgaaattctcagtttccctctttactttaaaagcgggtggtccttcgtaatttaatttactactttaattattaattaatcagaatcaagcccaaatatcccacagggggaacaggttaagggtttgctatcctggAGCTGGAGCTGATGATATTGTTGGCAACATGAATGAtagtatggctggaaatgggaacaaacccattatttgtattagtgcaggtggaaataatgttggacgagttaggagtgagaaaCTGATACTAAGGTTTAACACAGCcacagaattagttaggagcaagggaggaatcccgatcatatttgGGATTCTTCcaggaaagggagttggaaatgaatggttgtcgagggtacttggtgtcaattgccggctggaaagatattgcaaatcaaatgcattatctttcatagataactgggaacacttctatggaagaagtgaaatgtatgctcgggatggggtgcatctatcaaggCCTGGGATTGTTGTTGTTACGAActagttggaaccagtggtttgaggcatttgtttgggtttgggtttaaactgttagtagatagtggtatgggaattgatatggaggaaggaggtaataaaagcatgtgtttgtgggagaaacacaTTGGTAAAATGATCTGGGAAAAAGagcagggcctcaaaataacaattcacttagggtatattacactatcaGTAGAagcctaagaaacaaaataaacaaattaaatgctcttgtctgcacagaaaaatagatattattgcacttagcgaaacgtggatgaatgtagaaaatagagaactataagctgaatatcaaataaatggatttaaactatttcacacagatagatatattagacaaggagagaggggggggaggagccatatatgttagggacaaatttaaatgtagtctcaaagagagaatcaaaactgagccacaccctgaaactatttgggtataattaaacgaaaaagcaaataatcttataataggagttgtaTATAGGACACCAAATttaaacagaatggaagcaaagcatctatgtgatgaaatatctagagcatctaggtctaacagtattagtgtcatgggtgactttaaccaaagtggaataaactggattaacagaacagggaataaagaagcagaagattttatataattaatagacgattgctttcttacgcaacgcaTTAAGGcatcaacgcgggaaaataatattttagatttagtgttaactaacagggaaacacaaattaatgacttcGAAATTGGGAGTGAACTAGGGAATAGTGATTATAAAGAAATCAGGTTTAGCACAGAGTGGAATAGATCTgcaggagaaaattatgttaaagtgccaCATTTTCGTAAAGCTAATTTTAATACACTTAGaagttttttgggtcaaatagattgtaaagtcttgagtcctggctttgttgctgttcactcttccctttcacaataTATAATCAAacgctctaaactttctaacaaacgtgacctaacataagcttactctTCCATttatcttactctctctctttccttctttctttttctttctcttgttttctctaacgatccctttcttattcaTATTACTATCCCACTTTATTAAACCTTACCTTtcataccttttgccttgcttctGCTTtctctaagattttcttctcacctctctcttgaCTATTTATTGTCTTAGCCTCTGTCTCTAGgaagtttcagccccgctcctgtgcctggtaagtccactacgggctcaccatagcccgtgctacttgctccgcttctgtgccaggtaagttacgggctcaccatagcccgtgctacttggaacttgttccgagtagctgaatctatgacAACGTACTCAAAgacagaggtcacgacctctccgtaggatgcaattgcacctccacagatctccgtgGAGTATCattagtatcagctaatgatactggtaatggctccaaagggccaccacttacgggctattcatgcccgtgctaccttttgggtggcttaatcttaatcaatcaatcttctctaatcattacgggctattcatgcccgtgccacctcttgggtggcttaatctttatcaaacaTTCTCTAATcctaacaatggaaactcttgggctgccagagcaggaaatgtcctaaacagactacatttaaaaagcatgattcttgatagagaaggTGACCAACTATACCTAAACTACACTtcttccgcaccgtgggaagagcctaccttcaaaatagtaatagaaagtctcccaatgaaaaaggctgcctatgacccAATAACCCTAGGGCGCATAATAGAATAGCAAATGCATAGCATTGCAGTAGCAGAagtcacccacatcttcacagatggatcggttgacacagaatatgagagtgctggcactGCTCTTtgtacggccagcgtacaggcatattggagactgggaggactcgtATCATGAACTCAAACTGAgcagtttgccatacaacaggcattcgcatatgtgattgcacaaaacactcaaaatgcactcatacgcacagactcaaaagctgcacttcaaatattaggacaaaaacagtggagagATAACGTGAAAATAATTACCACCGTTTTgtgtcttggagcagtcgctaaaggcaaaggactcaacataaccttaaactggatcccatcccatgttggaatcccattaaatgagaaagccgatgaaattgctaaattggcaactcgtcacccAGTGATACGTAAAACAATTGAACCCAGTCTAgagtacataaaaaaaacatcatcaccaaaaaactatcacacctcaacaaagcctatctacaccagagagtagctgaaggttcgccctctgcaatatggtatattcaggcaaccaaattagaaaggttaaatatcccaaaaggaatccacagggaaatagcagttcggttatatagctacaactaggttacagatgcaactgggagattgttgAACCCTGACAGAGaaaatgcatcttctgccaaactgtcacagaaaagccactacttcactatctcctgaaaTGTGAAGCAACCAGCGACCTTTAAAAAACTTTAAGAGTCCCCGAATCTTGCAGTAATCAccttgaagccatcaacacagccactcttctggtcaaaaaaggtgtccagcaattggacaccctcataaatgctgtcaagcagtatcctcccccgtgaTAGCAGTtcgacgattaaatgcgacctcagatcactgaaaagatttactgaacaaaaaattgtaccacttacgggctattcatgcccgtgccacctcttgggtggattaatcttaaaatcgacttgagaatggtccagaacggaccgaaacgtcgtcgtcctttcactttctagtgtgtggttttggtcaacatttttcaactactttattgtgactcctcgtctgcacctaaataaacattttgattttgagtgtCAGTGGTTCTCAGGTAAACTTATTGCATCCATAAGGAGAGAACTGATTCCTTAAAAAAAAGTATATAATCGTATGGTGTTATGTATTAAGAAggaattccaagtacattctttaaTTACAAAAGATAAGAAAAAATATAGCTGGTAGATGTAGAAAACCagttataattaaaatataagaagaagaaaaacaaaaatatGGAACTAGAAAAAAAATTGGAACGCTTATCTGCGCGTCGGAGCCATTTTGTCAGCATCAGCTAGTGAGTGTCCAGATAGAAGCATAATGCCatgacaaactgcacctgtcataaagaagaagcaccaccactgaCCTCCAAGTGCTCCCataaagtctaactctaagaaacatcaCTCAAGTCTTGCCTAACCGTCAACATTGACGCAGGACCCTGACCATCTCCAGCTATTCCCACTCGTGCAGTTACCCTGAGAAAACCTTAAcataaactgcacctatcataaagaagatgaagactcaccagtgtgggaaggtattcactcttcttggaaatatgaaacgtcacttgttagtgcattcaggtgacaaacatcatgagtgtccagagtgtgggaagaaattcaagcATCTTCGAAATATGgatactcacatgttagtgcattcaggtacaCAACTTCATGAgtatccagagtgtgggaagagattcagtcttcttggaaatatgaagactcacatgttagtgcattcaggtcacaaacttcacgagtgtccagagtgtgaaaAAAGATTCCATCACCTTGAATACATGAAGACtcaatgttagtgcattcaggtgacaaacctcatggaaATCCAGAGTGTTGCAAGAGATTCAAGCATCTGGGAAGTATGAAGacacacaggatggtgcatacggaTGAACGACCTTgtgaatgtgctgagtgtggatttttttttaaacacgtGGAACCATAATATGTCATATGATaactaatccacaagggctgtgacgaggattcgaacctacttcCGAGATCATCACAGATGATGCCtttattgactgagctacgacattttCAAAAGAGTTGACCATGTAAGTTCTacagaacttactggatcctgcagcctcttcgagacacaaaccagggttttacacaactcccccaccccccatgcactcgagctatgtcaataggccgttctccctcttcgccctcacttcattgcacacagaaatcaaaatagcgtgatgcatcatatgaacaaatctaaTATGGCCGTGACGATGATTGGAACCTATgtgcgagatcatcccagacgctacctttatcgactgagctacgacatggacaaAAGAGTTGACTAtgtaagttctactgaacttactggatcctgcagcctctccgagacacaaaccaaggtTTAACAAAAATCCCAAAGGATTTGAGATTTGTGTTAAAGTGCCCTCCCTAataccctccctgtgtattcagtagctaccca contains the following coding sequences:
- the LOC138372674 gene encoding uncharacterized protein, with the protein product MSITPPANTKITFKLHSEAPIGNLTNADLSPISPTEVVSIIHPLKSKAENISKIPSMVYKSAAHALARPIALLFNKSLECHTFPDILKKAKVTPVHKGALFRSRKIQYTKTISVWLPLPKDTNDAIVSLLDLIHSALDKSEFPIGLFIDLTKAFDTVNHNYLLNSNIMESVALP